The following are encoded in a window of Pseudalgibacter alginicilyticus genomic DNA:
- a CDS encoding IS3 family transposase: MKAKEKSKGFTSLTTITRCFGLKRDAYYKYKSRADKRLIQEQQIIKIVSRKRKSLPREGVRKLIKSLDNEFYKANIKVGRDSLFSVLRKYNMLTLRKKTSARTTNSYHRFYKYNNLIKDRKITRPNQVWVSDITYIRTIKGFCYLALITDMYSRKIVGYDLSDSLELKGCVRALNKALYQTKSTKDLIHHSDRGIQYCSNVYTQVLKRNKIDISMTEENHCYENAMAERVNGILKDEFYLDQTFDNVDHAKRATKNAINLYNQIRLHLSLDYKTPNMVYKLSA; the protein is encoded by the coding sequence ATTAAAGCTAAAGAGAAATCTAAGGGATTTACATCTTTAACAACTATAACGCGTTGTTTTGGTCTTAAACGTGATGCGTATTATAAATACAAATCTAGAGCTGATAAGCGGTTAATACAGGAACAACAAATTATAAAAATAGTCAGTAGAAAACGTAAATCCCTTCCTAGAGAAGGCGTTAGAAAACTCATTAAATCGTTAGACAATGAGTTTTACAAAGCCAATATTAAAGTCGGCAGAGACTCTTTATTTAGCGTACTTAGAAAGTATAATATGCTCACACTAAGAAAGAAAACCAGTGCCAGAACTACAAACTCTTATCATCGCTTTTATAAATACAATAACCTGATAAAAGATAGAAAAATTACAAGGCCAAATCAGGTGTGGGTAAGCGATATTACCTACATAAGAACCATTAAAGGATTTTGTTACTTAGCACTAATAACAGATATGTATTCTAGGAAAATTGTCGGTTATGATCTAAGTGATAGCCTGGAACTAAAAGGATGTGTTAGAGCTCTAAACAAAGCTCTGTACCAAACAAAGAGCACTAAAGATTTAATACATCATTCAGACAGAGGCATACAGTATTGCAGTAATGTATACACACAAGTTCTTAAAAGAAATAAGATAGATATTAGTATGACGGAAGAAAACCATTGTTACGAAAATGCCATGGCAGAGCGTGTGAACGGCATATTAAAAGATGAATTTTACCTCGACCAAACCTTTGATAACGTGGATCACGCGAAAAGAGCTACAAAAAATGCAATTAATTTATACAACCAAATAAGATTACATTTATCTTTAGACTATAAAACACCGAATATGGTATATAAATTATCAGCTTAA
- a CDS encoding glycosyltransferase family 2 protein, which yields MTLIDLQISLFLFGNLYILHKKVFIIIISYNGEKWLQKNLESLQQSNYPIQVLVVDNHSTDNSVAIIESFTNIQLIKSDANLGFGKANNLGIKEALKQEADYVFLLNQDTWVFPDTIGSLVLVAESNKKYGILSPLHFSNDATVLDENFNTYWNRKTNEISENIDEVPFVNAAAWLIPKHVVEQIGYFEWMFQHYGEDRNYVNRVVFHDYKVVIVKASKICHDRTIVRNFKKDMLQSKFQILNAILNVNHSLFKSYWNGFISVFGLPKYFFKYYSLLQSLELFFSLLGYFIGLKIKVFSILKTRSSYK from the coding sequence TTGACGTTAATAGACTTACAAATATCTTTATTTTTGTTTGGTAATCTGTACATTTTGCATAAAAAGGTTTTTATTATTATTATTTCCTATAATGGGGAAAAATGGCTTCAAAAAAATTTGGAGAGTCTTCAGCAATCTAATTACCCTATACAAGTTTTGGTGGTAGATAATCACTCCACTGATAATTCTGTGGCAATTATAGAATCATTCACAAACATTCAGCTCATAAAATCTGATGCTAATTTAGGTTTTGGTAAAGCAAATAACCTGGGTATTAAAGAGGCGCTGAAACAAGAAGCTGATTATGTATTTCTTTTAAATCAAGATACTTGGGTTTTTCCAGATACTATAGGAAGCTTAGTTTTGGTGGCAGAATCTAATAAAAAATATGGAATTTTAAGTCCGCTTCATTTTTCAAATGATGCAACCGTTTTAGATGAAAACTTTAATACTTATTGGAACAGAAAAACAAATGAAATATCAGAAAACATAGATGAGGTGCCTTTTGTTAATGCTGCCGCATGGCTTATACCAAAGCATGTTGTTGAGCAGATTGGCTATTTTGAGTGGATGTTTCAACATTATGGAGAGGATAGAAATTATGTGAACCGTGTGGTTTTTCATGATTATAAAGTTGTTATAGTCAAAGCGTCTAAAATTTGTCATGATAGAACCATTGTGAGGAATTTTAAAAAAGATATGCTGCAAAGTAAATTTCAGATTTTAAATGCCATTTTAAATGTTAATCATTCATTATTTAAAAGTTATTGGAATGGTTTTATTTCTGTTTTTGGACTGCCTAAATATTTTTTTAAATACTACTCGCTTTTGCAAAGTTTAGAGTTGTTTTTTAGTTTATTGGGTTATTTTATTGGATTGAAAATAAAAGTGTTTTCCATTTTAAAAACAAGGTCAAGTTATAAATGA
- a CDS encoding sulfatase family protein, whose amino-acid sequence MKKHQLNIIILLFICFKVIGQTKQPNFLIILGDDINAKDIGCYGSENKNTTPNIDKLANEGILFKNMFVSEAICAPTRAELFTGMTPNKNGCNINHATTKQGTLSIVQHLNKLGYRVGLTGKMHFRPTSVYPFEIIEGFTKNANYDGTPPENWDGVSEFINRDKNQPFCLIICSVHAHAPWNAGDSSLWDPNTIVLPKHLVDTKETREYFTEYLAEIKLFDEQVGNARNLLKKNNLEANTALIVLDENGAGMPSGKWTTYDIGVRSACIMKWPKPFNNKFVTNAIAQYCDILPTLIEAAGGEVSSNLDGKSLLPLLKENNTKHRKYAYFLYNNTKEGPEYKMRAVTDGTFKLIWNKSPDNLYAIRVINGFDFGYVDKMEDRHVRKMYLSWLAKAGYDKNASEIVQRYRKHPDFELYNLNDDPEEMHNLIDNQELNTIVNELKNALISHMKAQEDRFYTVN is encoded by the coding sequence ATGAAAAAACATCAATTAAACATAATCATTCTTCTATTCATTTGCTTTAAAGTAATTGGACAGACAAAACAGCCTAATTTTCTTATTATCCTTGGTGATGACATAAATGCTAAGGATATTGGATGTTATGGATCTGAAAACAAGAACACCACTCCAAATATTGATAAATTAGCAAATGAAGGAATTTTATTTAAAAACATGTTCGTCTCTGAAGCTATATGTGCTCCAACAAGAGCTGAATTATTTACCGGAATGACTCCTAACAAAAATGGATGTAATATCAATCACGCCACTACAAAGCAAGGCACACTTAGCATTGTTCAGCATTTAAACAAACTTGGCTACCGTGTAGGACTAACAGGAAAAATGCATTTTAGGCCTACATCTGTTTATCCATTTGAAATTATTGAAGGATTTACAAAAAACGCTAATTATGATGGAACTCCTCCTGAAAATTGGGATGGAGTGAGTGAGTTTATAAATCGAGATAAAAATCAACCTTTTTGTTTGATTATTTGTTCCGTGCATGCTCATGCACCTTGGAATGCAGGAGACAGTTCATTATGGGATCCAAATACCATTGTGCTTCCAAAACATTTAGTAGACACCAAAGAAACGCGTGAGTATTTTACAGAATACTTGGCTGAAATAAAACTTTTTGATGAACAAGTAGGAAACGCCAGAAATCTTCTTAAAAAAAACAATTTAGAAGCTAATACAGCCCTTATCGTTTTAGATGAAAATGGTGCTGGTATGCCCAGTGGCAAATGGACTACTTATGATATTGGTGTTAGATCTGCTTGCATAATGAAATGGCCAAAACCTTTTAATAATAAATTTGTGACTAATGCCATAGCGCAATACTGTGATATTTTACCAACACTAATTGAAGCAGCAGGTGGTGAAGTCTCTTCAAACTTAGATGGGAAAAGTTTACTCCCTCTACTCAAAGAAAATAATACAAAACACAGAAAATATGCCTATTTCTTGTATAACAACACTAAGGAAGGTCCAGAATATAAAATGCGGGCAGTAACTGATGGCACGTTTAAATTAATTTGGAATAAATCGCCAGACAATCTTTATGCTATTAGAGTTATAAACGGCTTTGATTTTGGTTATGTTGATAAAATGGAAGACCGTCATGTACGTAAAATGTATCTTTCTTGGCTTGCCAAAGCAGGATATGATAAAAACGCAAGTGAAATTGTTCAGCGTTATAGAAAACATCCTGATTTTGAACTGTATAATCTTAATGATGACCCTGAAGAAATGCACAACCTTATAGATAATCAAGAATTAAATACTATAGTTAACGAACTTAAAAATGCTCTTATCAGCCATATGAAGGCACAAGAAGACCGTTTTTATACAGTTAATTAA
- a CDS encoding lipopolysaccharide biosynthesis protein, with amino-acid sequence MMSSNNEQKQVFWFTLINYLGIVIGIVSTIFIYPNDKEVLGIIRYVDAIAQLMFPIMLFGAGQALIYFYPSVSEESQKKLFKYAIVTILGISTVLLLLLILGNYIISFENYKYIFYAFPLAFAIAFIELFKRQATNLKKLSVPTLFEKIIPKVALPIIFLLLLSGYLEVMDGLLAFIASYFIIVALLMLYVFKHFSINLDFSFKSLFAQIVKKEYYRYSFYAFLGSFGSFLAFRLDVLMIPEFITFEANGTYSIGVVLASVIAVPASGIFAIYSPLISEYLKKNSIVELGRKYTENAKLLFFVGAVLYGAIVLGIDSLFQLLPTYDKLVDSIPIIMILGANVLFNMSTGFSSEIISYSKYYRVNIMLLFVLVFINICLNLYVLTQTDYGIAGVAWASLIAMGLFNSIKLYYIYIKFKILPFDKGYLQLFLIVLLIGIGVYFMPEAESNILNLLVKSGVFCVLTVLVVYRLKLVYSLNYWVEKVLYKK; translated from the coding sequence ATGATGTCAAGCAATAACGAGCAGAAACAGGTATTTTGGTTCACCCTTATTAATTATTTGGGTATTGTTATTGGCATTGTGTCTACTATTTTTATCTATCCAAATGATAAAGAAGTTTTGGGTATTATTCGCTATGTTGATGCCATCGCGCAACTTATGTTTCCTATCATGTTGTTTGGAGCAGGTCAGGCGCTTATTTATTTTTACCCCTCTGTTTCTGAAGAAAGCCAAAAAAAATTATTTAAGTATGCCATTGTAACTATTTTAGGAATCAGTACCGTGCTTTTACTGCTTTTAATTTTGGGAAACTATATTATAAGTTTTGAAAATTATAAGTATATTTTTTATGCTTTTCCATTGGCATTTGCTATTGCTTTTATAGAGTTATTTAAGCGGCAAGCTACCAATTTAAAGAAGTTGTCGGTGCCAACCTTGTTTGAAAAAATTATTCCAAAAGTGGCTTTACCCATTATCTTTTTGTTGTTATTATCGGGATACTTAGAAGTTATGGACGGATTGTTAGCTTTTATAGCTTCTTATTTTATAATTGTGGCTTTATTAATGCTGTATGTGTTTAAACATTTTAGCATCAATCTGGATTTTAGTTTTAAATCTCTTTTTGCTCAAATTGTAAAAAAAGAATATTACCGTTATAGTTTTTATGCATTTTTAGGAAGTTTTGGGTCATTTTTAGCCTTTAGGTTGGATGTTTTAATGATACCTGAATTCATTACATTTGAAGCAAATGGCACCTATAGCATTGGTGTGGTATTGGCTTCAGTTATTGCAGTTCCTGCATCGGGAATATTTGCTATTTATTCGCCATTAATTTCAGAATATTTAAAAAAGAATAGCATTGTTGAATTAGGGAGAAAATATACCGAAAATGCTAAGCTTTTGTTTTTTGTGGGGGCTGTGTTATATGGTGCTATTGTTTTAGGAATTGATTCCTTGTTTCAGTTGTTGCCTACTTATGATAAGCTAGTAGATTCTATTCCTATTATTATGATTCTTGGTGCCAATGTGTTGTTTAATATGAGTACGGGGTTTAGTTCTGAAATTATATCGTATTCAAAATATTATCGCGTCAATATTATGTTGTTATTTGTATTGGTGTTTATAAATATTTGCTTGAATTTATATGTGTTAACTCAAACCGATTATGGTATTGCAGGTGTGGCTTGGGCATCACTAATTGCCATGGGCTTGTTTAATAGTATTAAGCTTTACTATATATATATAAAGTTTAAAATACTACCTTTTGATAAAGGCTATTTACAATTATTTTTAATTGTACTTTTAATTGGTATTGGTGTTTATTTTATGCCTGAAGCAGAAAGCAATATTCTGAATCTTTTAGTAAAATCAGGCGTGTTCTGTGTACTGACAGTACTTGTGGTTTACAGATTAAAACTGGTTTATAGTTTAAATTATTGGGTTGAGAAAGTATTATATAAGAAATAG
- a CDS encoding IS110 family transposase, translated as MNKYKETFGVDISKDVFDVYGTLSGHNQYKNDESGFVKFLKELPDTALVVMEATGYYHYRLAQFLYKNKIVVSVVNPLSIKRFIQMKLAKVKTDKSDAKSICDYALINAVPIYNALTDVQSECLQLFRLLDVYLKHRTATKNKLHGEETLGIPSRYVYRSLKRNKKHLDKEISAIELKLLSLIKQEQQEQLTLLRTVPGIGQKTALFLIVITDGFSKFEHAAQLCSYVGITPTIRESGSSVKGRSRISKVGNRKLRNLLFLCSFNACKHNKACRELYERIVNKGKSKKVALIAVANKLIKQCFAIAKSGRAYDETYVSVLLK; from the coding sequence ATGAATAAATATAAAGAAACTTTTGGAGTTGACATCAGCAAAGATGTATTTGATGTTTATGGTACCCTTTCGGGTCATAATCAGTACAAAAATGATGAATCAGGATTCGTTAAGTTTCTAAAAGAATTACCAGATACAGCCTTAGTGGTTATGGAAGCAACAGGTTATTATCATTATCGGCTTGCTCAGTTTTTGTACAAAAATAAAATAGTAGTTTCTGTGGTAAATCCTTTATCCATTAAGCGTTTTATTCAAATGAAATTAGCCAAAGTAAAGACAGATAAGAGCGATGCTAAATCGATATGTGATTATGCCTTAATCAATGCAGTACCCATATACAATGCGCTCACAGATGTACAGAGTGAATGTTTACAGCTATTTAGATTGTTAGATGTTTATCTAAAACACCGTACAGCAACCAAGAACAAGCTACACGGGGAAGAGACTTTGGGCATACCATCAAGGTATGTGTACCGTTCATTAAAACGTAATAAAAAGCATCTAGACAAAGAGATTTCTGCTATCGAATTGAAACTTCTATCATTAATCAAACAAGAGCAGCAAGAACAACTAACATTGCTTAGAACTGTTCCTGGCATAGGTCAGAAAACAGCATTGTTTTTAATTGTTATAACCGATGGTTTTTCAAAGTTTGAACACGCAGCACAGTTATGTAGTTACGTTGGAATTACACCTACCATAAGGGAGTCTGGCAGTAGTGTTAAAGGTAGATCACGGATAAGTAAAGTCGGTAATAGGAAACTACGTAATCTATTATTTCTATGTTCGTTTAATGCCTGTAAGCATAATAAAGCGTGTCGGGAACTTTATGAGCGTATAGTAAACAAAGGAAAGAGCAAGAAAGTGGCATTAATAGCTGTAGCTAATAAGCTGATTAAACAATGCTTTGCAATTGCGAAATCAGGCAGAGCGTATGATGAAACTTACGTTTCTGTATTGCTTAAGTAA
- a CDS encoding DNA/RNA non-specific endonuclease → MSKRTLYYVIAGVLALGVYSYEYFLVVEEKAEIIELGNEVKNETNEFFLPTSTTGQIVHHEGYSLSYSEPHEQPEWVAYELKKAHLSNANFKRPYFEIDEAVKTGAAHWRNYKNSGYDRGHLCPAGDKQYNKTAYDETFLTSNISPQVHDFNSGIWNTLEQKVRYWASKYNGVFVVTGGVLKGHMKTIGTERVAVPNQFYKILIDNNSGKTKMIAFLLPHENSGKPLYDFVVSVDDVEALTGIDFFPELEDAIETKLEASSSYKDWSFK, encoded by the coding sequence ATGAGTAAACGGACTTTATACTATGTGATAGCTGGGGTACTTGCTTTAGGAGTTTATTCCTATGAATATTTTTTGGTAGTAGAAGAAAAAGCTGAAATTATTGAATTAGGAAATGAAGTAAAAAATGAAACAAATGAGTTTTTTTTACCAACAAGCACCACGGGTCAAATTGTACATCATGAAGGTTACTCGCTATCTTATAGCGAACCTCATGAGCAGCCAGAATGGGTGGCTTATGAGTTGAAAAAAGCACATTTATCAAACGCTAATTTTAAACGTCCTTATTTTGAAATTGATGAGGCTGTAAAAACGGGAGCAGCCCATTGGCGTAATTATAAAAATTCGGGTTACGATCGTGGACATTTATGTCCTGCAGGTGATAAACAATATAATAAAACTGCATACGATGAAACTTTTTTAACAAGTAACATCAGCCCGCAAGTACATGATTTTAATTCGGGTATTTGGAATACTTTGGAGCAAAAAGTGCGTTATTGGGCAAGTAAATACAACGGCGTTTTTGTGGTAACTGGAGGTGTTTTAAAAGGCCATATGAAAACAATAGGTACAGAACGCGTAGCTGTGCCTAATCAGTTTTATAAAATACTGATAGATAATAATTCGGGAAAAACAAAAATGATAGCTTTTTTGTTGCCTCATGAAAACTCCGGCAAACCTTTATATGATTTTGTGGTTTCAGTTGATGACGTGGAGGCACTGACTGGTATTGATTTTTTTCCGGAACTGGAAGATGCAATTGAAACTAAATTAGAAGCTTCTAGTAGTTATAAGGATTGGAGTTTTAAATAG
- a CDS encoding glycosyltransferase family 2 protein produces MHFYIIIPAHNEASTIGVTLDSLVHQTYLPTQVVVVNDNSTDDTENIIEAYTHKHPWIQLVNSKSSNEHLPGSKIINAFYKGYKTLDTTYDVICKFDADLIFPNNYLEILASHFNKNKKLGMAAGFCYIEKNGEWILENLTRKDHIRGALKAYRKDCFIQIGKLKPSMGWDTVDELLAKYYGWDILTDETLQVKHLKPTGVSYNKASKYLQGEAMYKMRYGFTITFISALKLAYKKKSFLLLKDYMAGYFKAKKENIEYLVTEKEGQFIRNLRWKGIFNKFI; encoded by the coding sequence ATGCATTTTTATATAATTATTCCAGCACATAATGAAGCAAGTACCATTGGGGTGACCTTAGATTCCTTAGTACATCAAACCTATTTACCAACACAAGTGGTAGTTGTGAATGATAATTCTACTGATGACACCGAGAATATTATTGAGGCCTACACCCATAAGCACCCATGGATTCAATTAGTAAACTCAAAATCATCGAATGAGCATTTGCCCGGCTCTAAAATTATTAATGCTTTTTATAAAGGCTATAAAACCTTAGATACCACCTATGATGTGATATGTAAGTTTGATGCCGATTTAATTTTCCCGAATAATTATTTAGAAATTTTAGCCTCCCATTTTAATAAAAATAAAAAACTTGGCATGGCTGCTGGCTTTTGTTACATTGAAAAAAATGGGGAATGGATTTTAGAAAACTTAACTCGAAAAGATCATATTCGCGGTGCTTTAAAAGCTTATAGAAAAGATTGCTTTATACAAATAGGCAAATTAAAACCTTCCATGGGTTGGGATACAGTTGATGAATTGCTTGCCAAATATTACGGTTGGGATATTTTAACCGATGAAACGTTACAGGTAAAACATTTAAAACCAACAGGGGTTAGCTACAATAAAGCATCTAAATACCTCCAAGGAGAAGCTATGTACAAAATGCGTTATGGATTCACAATTACTTTCATTTCGGCTTTAAAACTTGCCTACAAAAAGAAAAGTTTTCTATTGCTTAAAGATTATATGGCTGGTTATTTTAAAGCAAAGAAAGAAAATATTGAATATTTAGTTACTGAAAAAGAAGGGCAATTTATCAGGAATTTACGTTGGAAAGGAATATTTAATAAATTTATATGA
- a CDS encoding transposase has translation MYKNDKVIRRYSEPFKLKILAELTTGKHTKSELCKLYSIAPTTVNEWIKKYNRKDLMNTRVKVETKDEISRIKALQKEIEQLKKLLIKKDLDTLVLDSYLEVAAEDLGYKSVAELKKKLSIKP, from the coding sequence ATGTACAAAAATGACAAAGTAATCAGACGGTATTCAGAACCTTTCAAACTGAAAATTTTAGCCGAACTTACAACCGGTAAACATACAAAGAGCGAACTTTGTAAACTCTACTCCATTGCTCCTACAACGGTCAATGAGTGGATTAAAAAGTACAATCGTAAAGATCTAATGAACACCAGAGTAAAAGTGGAAACAAAAGACGAAATATCTAGAATTAAAGCACTTCAAAAAGAGATTGAACAGCTTAAAAAACTACTGATTAAAAAGGATTTAGATACTTTGGTTTTAGATTCATACCTTGAGGTAGCTGCCGAAGACTTAGGCTATAAATCTGTAGCTGAACTAAAAAAAAAGCTAAGTATAAAGCCTTAA
- a CDS encoding serine hydrolase translates to MKKIILTLTLLISFLYIDAQEKELPTFITDSLENYITQGMKDWEIPGLSVAIIKNNKVVFMNGFGVTKVNGSVPVDENTLFMIGSNTKAFTSTALSILQESGVLNLNDKVQKWMPEFRLKDTLASKEVNIVDLLSHRIGFETFQGDFTYWASTLSRAQVIQKMSLIEAPYSFRSRWGYCNAAYVTAGELIPRVINKSWEETVRDSILLPLKMNRTLMLAEELNNALNAASPHTKTDNNLVEIPIANINNLAPAGSISSSAKDMTNWLFAQLHNGKIDGKQILSARSIESIRRPSSILGVDPRDNKETHFYLYGMGLVINDRNGKLVYSHTGGVDGFLSSVMIIPEEKLGIVVLTNTDQNNFYQNLTDEIQDAFLGLPYQDYSKTSRESFKQEKLEEAKRIDSLKKEVSLKSIPSLPLKKYSGNYFNEVYGDIEIKLENNKLNIYFSNHPQLIGRLEHIKNDTYLCTYSNPTFGIVEIPFKVDNYKVNGLTLKVADFIEFTPYEFSKTN, encoded by the coding sequence ATGAAAAAAATTATATTAACACTTACTCTTTTGATTTCTTTCTTATATATAGATGCTCAAGAGAAAGAATTACCAACTTTTATAACAGATAGTTTAGAAAACTATATTACCCAAGGTATGAAAGATTGGGAAATACCTGGTTTATCAGTTGCAATTATTAAAAATAACAAAGTAGTCTTTATGAATGGTTTTGGTGTTACCAAGGTTAATGGTTCTGTGCCCGTTGATGAAAACACACTTTTTATGATTGGCTCAAACACAAAGGCTTTTACTTCAACCGCACTTTCAATTCTGCAAGAATCAGGAGTTTTGAATTTAAATGATAAAGTTCAAAAATGGATGCCAGAATTTAGATTGAAAGATACACTAGCCAGCAAGGAAGTAAACATTGTAGATTTACTTTCCCACAGAATTGGTTTTGAAACTTTTCAAGGCGATTTCACATATTGGGCCTCAACTCTTTCTAGAGCCCAGGTGATTCAAAAAATGAGCTTAATAGAGGCTCCTTATAGTTTTCGTTCAAGGTGGGGTTATTGTAATGCTGCTTATGTTACTGCAGGTGAATTAATCCCAAGAGTTATCAATAAGAGCTGGGAAGAAACTGTTAGGGATAGTATTCTTTTGCCATTAAAAATGAATAGAACTTTAATGTTGGCTGAAGAACTAAATAATGCGTTAAACGCAGCATCCCCTCATACTAAAACAGATAATAACCTTGTTGAAATACCAATAGCAAATATAAATAATCTTGCTCCAGCAGGAAGTATTAGTTCTAGTGCGAAAGACATGACCAATTGGCTATTTGCTCAACTTCATAATGGTAAAATAGACGGTAAGCAAATACTTTCTGCTAGAAGTATTGAATCTATTAGGAGACCTTCTTCTATTCTAGGTGTTGATCCAAGAGACAATAAAGAAACCCACTTTTATCTTTACGGAATGGGGCTAGTTATTAATGACCGTAATGGAAAACTTGTTTATTCTCACACGGGAGGAGTTGATGGCTTTTTATCGTCAGTTATGATTATCCCAGAAGAAAAACTTGGAATTGTAGTGTTAACGAATACTGACCAAAATAACTTTTACCAAAATCTGACTGACGAAATACAGGATGCTTTTTTGGGATTACCTTATCAGGATTATAGCAAAACCTCGCGTGAAAGTTTTAAACAGGAAAAGCTCGAAGAAGCCAAAAGAATTGATTCCTTAAAAAAGGAAGTATCCCTAAAATCTATTCCTAGCTTACCCTTAAAAAAATATTCGGGAAATTACTTCAATGAAGTTTATGGAGATATAGAAATTAAATTAGAAAATAATAAATTAAATATCTATTTCTCAAATCACCCCCAATTAATAGGTAGACTGGAACATATAAAAAATGACACTTATTTATGCACATATTCAAACCCAACTTTTGGGATTGTTGAAATACCATTTAAGGTTGATAATTATAAAGTTAATGGGTTAACTCTAAAAGTAGCAGATTTTATAGAATTTACTCCTTATGAATTTAGTAAAACAAATTAA
- a CDS encoding 3-oxoacyl-ACP synthase III family protein: MNIKITGTGSYIPDDVEKNEDFYQHEFLNADGSAIKHPNEVIVKKFQAITGIAERRYAKEHLNSSDLGFFAAEKAIDDANIDPETIDYIIVAHNFGDVKHNSIQSDLLPSLASRIKHHLRIKNPKCVTYDILFGCPGWVEGVIQANAFIQAGLAKRCLVIGTETLSRVVDQHDRDAMIFADGAGATIIEATHSEGGILAHETASHTYDEAYYLHFGKSNNQELSSDTCYIKMEGRKIYEFALNHVPDAMKSALDASGSNISEVKKIFIHQANEKMDEAILKRFYKLYNTEIPENVMPMSIQKLGNSSVATIPTLFDLVKNNQLENHSLSKGDVVIFASVGAGMNINAIVYKY; this comes from the coding sequence ATGAATATTAAAATCACTGGCACAGGGAGCTATATACCTGATGATGTTGAAAAAAACGAAGACTTTTACCAACATGAATTTTTAAATGCGGATGGTTCTGCCATAAAACATCCGAATGAGGTTATTGTTAAAAAATTTCAAGCCATTACAGGCATCGCTGAACGTCGTTATGCAAAGGAACATTTAAACTCATCTGACTTGGGTTTTTTTGCTGCAGAAAAGGCAATTGATGATGCCAATATTGACCCAGAAACAATAGATTACATTATCGTTGCTCACAACTTTGGCGATGTAAAACACAACAGTATTCAAAGCGATTTACTACCAAGTTTAGCATCGAGAATTAAGCATCATTTACGCATTAAAAACCCTAAATGCGTTACTTATGATATTCTTTTTGGATGTCCAGGATGGGTAGAAGGCGTTATTCAAGCTAATGCTTTTATTCAAGCAGGTTTAGCTAAACGCTGTTTGGTAATAGGTACCGAAACCCTTTCCAGGGTTGTGGATCAGCATGATAGAGACGCTATGATTTTTGCCGATGGTGCAGGCGCTACTATTATTGAAGCTACCCATAGCGAAGGTGGTATATTAGCACACGAAACCGCTAGCCACACCTATGATGAAGCCTATTATTTACACTTTGGAAAATCTAATAATCAAGAACTTTCTTCTGACACTTGTTATATAAAAATGGAAGGGCGAAAAATTTATGAATTTGCTCTTAATCATGTGCCTGATGCTATGAAGTCTGCTTTAGATGCTAGTGGTAGTAATATTAGCGAAGTGAAAAAAATATTCATTCACCAAGCCAATGAAAAAATGGATGAAGCTATTTTAAAACGCTTTTACAAACTCTACAATACAGAAATTCCAGAAAATGTAATGCCTATGAGCATTCAAAAATTAGGAAACAGTTCAGTAGCAACCATTCCAACACTTTTTGATTTGGTTAAAAACAATCAGCTGGAAAATCACTCACTTTCAAAAGGCGATGTTGTTATTTTTGCAAGTGTTGGTGCTGGTATGAATATCAATGCCATTGTTTACAAATACTAA